Proteins from a single region of Lates calcarifer isolate ASB-BC8 linkage group LG19, TLL_Latcal_v3, whole genome shotgun sequence:
- the LOC108892549 gene encoding uncharacterized protein LOC108892549, which yields MRERDFMPNMERGKPATYTGDKKAKMAAKTNKKWVRLATVFAYVLSVSLAAIILAIYYSLIWKPTSASSSAGKPGVPEEVTPTANISTNISTSNNVTEWNSTQTGLLSLNHTMRGTTPRSLPFQWDDIAESASVSPRGAAGAETAHSQREEGLYASSHGHTSADRSGTLDKETHASQPRVSTRESGAELNEDVDGEEEEERGRRAAVAGAMGRATKTATPSRRLRILPLVPLRAVLIGPDSQHNHTPLYTHTHTHTHTQ from the coding sequence ATGAGAGAGCGGGACTTCATGCCCAATATGGAGAGGGGCAAACCTGCCACTTATACGGGGGACAAAAAGGCTAAGATGGCTGCTAAGACTAACAAGAAGTGGGTGAGACTAGCCACTGTTTTTGCATATGTATTGTCCGTGTCCTTAGCAGCCATTATTCTGGCTATTTACTACAGCCTGATCTGGAAACCAACTAGTGCATCCTCTTCTGCGGGGAAGCCGGGGGTGCCCGAGGAGGTCACCCCCACCGCGAACATCTCAACTAATATTTCCACAAGCAACAATGTCACAGAGTGGAACTCTACACAGACAGGGCTGCTATCTCTCAACCACACCATGCGGGGCACAACCCCGCGCAGTCTGCCGTTTCAGTGGGACGACATAGCCGAGAGTGCGTCCGTCTCCCCGCGCGGTGCAGCCGGAGCAGAAACTGCGCACTCGCAGCGGGAGGAAGGACTCTACGCGTCTTCCCACGGTCACACGAGCGCGGACAGATCGGGCACTCTGGACAAGGAGACACACGCGTCTCAGCCCCGGGTGAGCACCAGGGAGTCCGGAGCTGAGCTTAACGAGGACGTGGatggggaggaagaggaggagagagggaggcgcGCAGCAGTCGCAGGGGCGATGGGGCGAGCGACAAAAACCGCGACCCCGAGCAGGCGGCTGCGGATCCTTCCGCTGGTCCCCCTACGAGCCGTGCTGATCGGGCCTGATTCCCAACACAATCACACACCcctctatacacacacacacacacacacacacacgcagtga